The Brachyspira aalborgi genome has a segment encoding these proteins:
- a CDS encoding TolC family protein, translated as MLTKIIIILFAIYSSVFAQRRETILTYDKYMERIESLIPEMKLTASTESNAYNDLIRAKSSGDVKFDLQAGAIGTQNYFEQYVIFPQSTFRYNGFRIGAGFSGLIPYSGTRWAVKIQHDGYFGDFDSGNISFPFTAGQKMVLPSLRTNNFKYYSPSIKIEIAQPILRDFFGKLDRYPIKDAEYQLTIAKLKRMIDDNSVLNSYRKLYYQWIMTRKLVSFYNDMIKGAKDFENRAKRGYTNGVIDNDSYQNAIRQTLKYIEARDEAEIVLKKVLRNIRFFIPETNTIPSERDWNNTLKNSMNAKIETVPFLESIQGQMAHQLKLRAEYGMTIIKNNSMPDLSIVGNLSLSALDDNGFFNSFASMTNLNYFVGLMFSYPIGGRDAKAKMMDAYASLNAVSADYERVNRDYEIQIGIYYDEFQSYKKMLEIKKREINAIVSKINTQNEKFKQGRISIDEIINSKLELAKARAETLNLEYSIIRTVMDYNSLVMME; from the coding sequence ATGTTAACTAAAATTATAATAATTTTGTTTGCTATTTATTCTTCCGTTTTTGCCCAAAGAAGAGAAACTATTTTAACTTACGATAAATATATGGAAAGAATAGAATCTTTAATTCCCGAAATGAAATTAACCGCTTCTACCGAAAGCAATGCATATAATGATTTGATTAGAGCTAAAAGCAGCGGAGATGTAAAATTTGATTTGCAGGCTGGAGCTATCGGAACGCAAAACTATTTCGAGCAATATGTTATTTTTCCTCAGTCGACTTTTCGTTATAACGGTTTTAGAATCGGAGCGGGATTTAGCGGACTTATTCCATATTCAGGCACGAGATGGGCGGTAAAGATTCAGCATGACGGTTATTTTGGAGATTTCGATAGCGGTAATATATCATTTCCTTTTACTGCTGGTCAAAAAATGGTTTTGCCAAGTTTAAGAACAAATAATTTTAAATATTATTCTCCAAGTATAAAAATTGAAATTGCGCAGCCTATATTGAGAGATTTTTTCGGCAAATTAGACAGATATCCGATAAAAGACGCGGAATATCAATTAACAATAGCGAAATTAAAAAGAATGATTGACGATAATTCAGTTTTAAATTCTTATAGAAAACTTTATTATCAATGGATAATGACGAGAAAATTAGTTTCATTTTATAACGATATGATTAAAGGAGCGAAAGATTTTGAAAATCGAGCAAAAAGAGGATATACAAACGGAGTAATAGATAACGATTCTTATCAAAACGCTATAAGACAAACTTTAAAATATATTGAAGCGAGAGACGAAGCAGAAATTGTATTAAAAAAAGTTTTAAGAAATATAAGATTTTTTATACCCGAAACGAATACTATTCCAAGCGAAAGAGATTGGAATAATACTCTTAAAAATTCTATGAACGCTAAAATAGAAACCGTTCCTTTTTTAGAAAGTATTCAAGGACAAATGGCTCATCAATTAAAATTAAGAGCGGAATATGGAATGACGATTATAAAAAATAATTCTATGCCCGATTTGTCTATTGTCGGCAATCTTTCTCTTTCGGCTTTAGACGATAACGGATTTTTTAATTCTTTTGCAAGTATGACTAATTTAAATTATTTTGTCGGACTTATGTTTTCTTATCCAATAGGCGGACGAGATGCAAAGGCAAAAATGATGGACGCTTACGCTTCTTTAAATGCAGTTTCTGCAGATTATGAAAGAGTTAATAGAGATTACGAAATTCAAATTGGAATATATTACGATGAATTTCAATCTTATAAAAAAATGCTTGAGATTAAAAAACGAGAGATAAACGCTATAGTTTCAAAAATCAATACTCAAAACGAAAAATTTAAACAAGGTAGAATTTCGATTGACGAAATTATTAACTCTAAACTTGAACTTGCAAAAGCGAGAGCGGAAACTCTTAATTTGGAATATTCTATAATAAGAACTGTTATGGATTATAATTCTTTAGTTATGATGGAATGA
- a CDS encoding PSP1 domain-containing protein: MIKNIAHIKFRDSNIGKFEHLHIKDVKVKDNCVIETDDGIELGNVINFEDVDLDLLNKIDEETHKVEDNEDNNIEGEDVSEEIKNMVDKETHHKNHRNKNKIFNIIRIADENDIEQFNINKKDSIEALKICKEKVINHNLDLKLISSYYFLDRAKLLFEFIAEERVDFRELVKDLASHFKIRIELRQIGVRDEARAIGGCGICGRELCCRVKRSKFETITIKMAKEQSILLNTMKISGQCGRLMCCLAHEYDAYCCLKKDLPKVGTKLIFNSVHAMIKDLNPLSKKIMIETEDKRIIYINVHDLKNKNGSLVANIKTE, encoded by the coding sequence ATGATAAAAAATATAGCTCATATAAAATTTAGAGATTCTAATATTGGAAAATTTGAACATTTGCATATAAAAGATGTAAAAGTAAAAGATAATTGCGTTATAGAAACTGACGATGGAATAGAATTGGGAAATGTAATTAATTTTGAAGATGTGGATTTGGATTTATTAAATAAAATTGACGAAGAAACTCATAAAGTTGAAGACAACGAAGATAATAATATAGAAGGCGAAGATGTATCCGAAGAAATTAAAAATATGGTTGATAAAGAAACCCATCATAAAAATCATAGAAATAAAAATAAAATATTTAATATAATTAGAATAGCGGACGAAAACGATATAGAACAGTTTAATATAAATAAAAAAGATTCTATAGAAGCTTTAAAAATATGCAAAGAAAAAGTAATTAATCATAACTTGGATTTAAAACTTATAAGTTCTTATTATTTTTTAGACAGGGCAAAATTATTATTTGAATTTATCGCAGAAGAGAGAGTAGATTTTAGAGAGTTAGTAAAAGATTTGGCTTCTCATTTCAAAATAAGAATCGAATTAAGACAGATAGGAGTTAGAGATGAAGCGAGAGCAATCGGTGGATGCGGAATTTGCGGAAGAGAATTATGTTGCAGAGTAAAGAGGAGCAAATTTGAAACGATAACAATAAAAATGGCTAAAGAACAGAGTATTCTCTTAAACACGATGAAAATATCGGGACAATGCGGAAGATTAATGTGTTGTTTGGCGCATGAATATGACGCTTATTGTTGTTTGAAAAAAGATTTGCCTAAAGTTGGAACAAAATTAATATTTAATAGCGTCCATGCAATGATAAAAGATTTAAATCCTTTGAGTAAAAAAATAATGATAGAAACCGAAGATAAAAGAATAATTTATATAAATGTTCATGATTTGAAAAATAAAAACGGTTCTTTGGTAGCAAATATAAAAACCGAATAA
- the trpS gene encoding tryptophan--tRNA ligase, whose product MSKKIMLSGIQPTGALHIGNYLGALKNWENILNEYYGFFFIADYHAITIEYDAKEMQKRIIDTAIEYLACGLNLEKCSIFVQSDVEPHTELAWIFNSIIPVAELERMTQYKDKSRKNAENINAALLTYPSLMAADILLYHPDIVPVGEDQEQHVELTRMIVRKFNNRYGEYFKEPETYHGKVLRILGLDGINKMSKSLNNHIPLRLSAEETEKLILQKAVTDPNRKLKTDKGNPEICNVYSYHKIFSSEEEQKEICKDCQSANIGCVQCKKSLAKNINTELAQIREKIENFSNDKDFVYDVLNEGKKSALKVAQKTLYEVRDLMGLLDKRRLN is encoded by the coding sequence ATGTCAAAAAAAATAATGTTAAGCGGAATACAACCTACGGGAGCGCTTCATATAGGAAATTATTTGGGCGCTTTGAAAAATTGGGAAAATATATTAAACGAATATTACGGATTCTTTTTTATTGCAGATTATCATGCTATAACGATAGAATATGACGCGAAAGAAATGCAAAAAAGAATAATAGACACGGCGATAGAATATTTGGCATGCGGACTCAATTTAGAAAAATGTTCTATATTTGTTCAATCGGATGTAGAACCTCACACAGAATTAGCTTGGATATTTAATTCTATTATTCCCGTAGCCGAACTTGAAAGAATGACTCAATATAAAGATAAATCAAGAAAGAACGCAGAAAATATAAACGCCGCTCTTTTAACATATCCTTCTTTAATGGCTGCCGATATTTTGCTTTATCATCCCGATATAGTTCCCGTTGGAGAAGACCAAGAACAGCATGTCGAACTTACAAGAATGATAGTGAGAAAGTTTAACAATAGATACGGAGAATATTTTAAAGAGCCAGAAACTTATCATGGAAAAGTTTTAAGAATATTAGGACTTGACGGAATTAATAAAATGAGTAAGTCTTTAAATAATCATATTCCTTTAAGATTAAGCGCCGAAGAAACTGAAAAATTAATTTTGCAAAAAGCCGTCACCGACCCAAACAGAAAATTAAAAACCGATAAAGGAAACCCAGAAATTTGCAATGTTTACAGTTATCATAAAATATTTTCAAGCGAAGAAGAACAAAAAGAAATTTGTAAAGATTGCCAAAGCGCAAATATCGGTTGCGTTCAATGTAAAAAATCTCTAGCAAAAAATATAAATACGGAATTAGCGCAGATAAGAGAAAAAATAGAAAATTTTTCAAACGATAAAGATTTTGTTTACGATGTTTTAAACGAAGGAAAAAAATCCGCTTTAAAAGTCGCTCAAAAAACTTTATACGAAGTTAGAGATTTAATGGGATTATTAGACAAAAGAAGATTAAATTAA
- a CDS encoding cytochrome C biogenesis protein encodes MNFKKVKIEIFIPAEYTNKLREELNNIGALGVGNYDNVISITKIKGYWRPLVGANPFDGKINEISEANEDKIEFSTDIKNIENIIKVIKETHPYEEPVINIIPLLNDKFDINLNY; translated from the coding sequence ATGAATTTCAAAAAAGTAAAAATAGAAATATTTATTCCCGCAGAATATACGAATAAATTAAGAGAAGAGTTAAATAATATCGGGGCTTTGGGAGTTGGTAATTACGATAATGTTATCTCTATTACGAAAATAAAAGGTTATTGGCGTCCTCTTGTTGGCGCTAATCCTTTTGACGGAAAAATTAATGAAATATCCGAAGCAAACGAAGATAAAATAGAATTTTCAACCGACATAAAAAATATAGAAAATATTATTAAAGTTATTAAAGAAACTCATCCTTATGAAGAGCCTGTTATAAATATTATTCCTTTATTAAATGACAAATTTGATATCAATTTGAATTATTAA
- a CDS encoding ABC transporter ATP-binding protein codes for MLKNMFMLSDRGVKDMRKAIFWSVISDITLMASVSVLFMVLKIFIEPIIESKEYTGENAIAYILIALLIAFCIYIAFYIQYKYLYISVYSESSEKRVNMAETIRKLPLSFFQKKDLVEFTNTLMKDITIVENLLSHAVPQFIGSAITIVLISILLLIFDFKMGLSVAIVFPIAILIVFASRRIMEKYGNIALDIKNQSSDAIQEALDCVKIIKSYNIEKDYLKTLKEKLRESFYAFLKTEVVTGTFVMSGNAILKFGMSLTIFFGAYLFIRNEITIYKYIAFLLIASRIYSPIEIMLNRIAEIFMLKLIYKRMRAIENVEIQKGRENIELNNFNISFNNVCFSYKDDNNQVIKNISFEAKQNEVTAIVGKSGSGKSTLAKLAARFWDFQEGDITIGGVDIKTIEPETLLKNISVVFQDVILFNDTIYNNIKIGKRNATKEEIYKAAKLSQCDKFINNLKYGYETMLGENGETLSGGERQRISIARALLKNAPIILLDEITSYLDSENESLVQEAISNLIKNKTVIVIAHRLKTIRDADKIIVLDNGKILEEGKHEKLMQNNSLYSKLVSMQEESLSWKI; via the coding sequence ATGCTTAAAAATATGTTTATGTTGTCGGATAGAGGAGTAAAAGATATGAGAAAGGCTATATTTTGGTCCGTAATATCCGACATAACTTTGATGGCTTCCGTTAGCGTATTGTTTATGGTTCTAAAAATTTTTATAGAGCCGATTATAGAATCTAAGGAATATACGGGCGAAAACGCGATAGCTTATATTTTAATAGCTTTATTGATAGCTTTTTGTATATATATAGCTTTTTATATTCAATACAAATATTTATATATTTCCGTATATTCCGAAAGTTCCGAAAAAAGAGTGAATATGGCTGAAACGATTAGAAAATTGCCTTTATCGTTTTTTCAAAAAAAAGATTTGGTAGAATTTACAAACACATTAATGAAAGATATAACGATAGTGGAAAATTTATTGTCGCATGCCGTTCCTCAATTTATAGGTTCGGCTATAACTATTGTATTAATATCGATATTGCTTTTAATTTTTGATTTTAAAATGGGTTTGAGCGTGGCGATAGTTTTTCCTATAGCTATATTAATAGTTTTCGCAAGCAGAAGAATAATGGAAAAATACGGGAACATAGCTTTGGATATTAAAAATCAGTCTTCTGACGCTATTCAAGAAGCTTTGGATTGCGTTAAAATAATAAAGTCCTACAATATAGAAAAAGATTATTTGAAAACTCTTAAAGAAAAATTAAGAGAATCGTTTTACGCTTTTCTAAAAACCGAAGTTGTGACGGGAACTTTTGTAATGTCGGGGAACGCGATATTGAAATTCGGAATGTCTTTAACTATATTTTTCGGAGCTTATTTATTTATAAGAAACGAAATAACGATTTATAAATATATAGCTTTTTTGTTAATCGCTTCGAGAATATATTCGCCAATAGAAATTATGCTAAATAGAATAGCGGAAATATTTATGCTTAAACTTATATATAAAAGAATGCGAGCGATAGAAAATGTAGAAATACAAAAAGGAAGAGAAAATATCGAATTAAATAATTTTAATATATCTTTCAATAATGTTTGTTTTTCTTATAAAGACGACAATAATCAAGTTATAAAAAATATTTCTTTTGAAGCGAAACAAAACGAAGTGACGGCGATAGTCGGAAAAAGCGGAAGCGGAAAATCGACTTTGGCTAAACTTGCCGCAAGATTTTGGGATTTTCAAGAAGGAGATATAACGATAGGCGGAGTCGATATAAAAACTATAGAGCCAGAAACTTTATTAAAAAATATATCCGTAGTTTTTCAGGATGTAATTTTATTTAACGATACGATTTATAATAATATAAAAATTGGAAAACGAAACGCGACTAAAGAAGAAATTTATAAAGCCGCAAAATTGTCTCAATGCGATAAATTTATAAATAACTTAAAATACGGTTATGAGACGATGCTTGGAGAGAATGGCGAAACTTTATCGGGCGGCGAAAGGCAGAGAATTTCAATAGCGAGAGCTTTACTCAAAAACGCTCCGATAATATTGTTGGACGAAATAACTTCTTATTTGGATAGCGAAAACGAAAGTTTGGTTCAAGAGGCGATTTCAAATCTTATTAAAAATAAAACCGTTATTGTTATAGCGCATAGATTAAAAACTATAAGAGACGCCGATAAAATAATAGTTTTGGATAACGGAAAAATTTTAGAAGAAGGAAAACATGAGAAGCTTATGCAAAATAATTCTTTATATTCAAAACTCGTTTCTATGCAAGAAGAGAGTTTAAGTTGGAAAATTTAA
- a CDS encoding ABC transporter ATP-binding protein: MKHWFFRLMELAGKFKILLLLSCLFSIISSILVMFPFVFIYMIIKELLYSNNYEIITYYAKISLIFSLSSLAAYLIALLLSHISAFSTIHSTKLKLMKHIISLPLGFHIKNPSGKIRKLVEVSSEEIENFIAHNIPDIAYAFVSPIALIILFIYFDYRMAIACLIPIVIAFIMQSILMGNKGAGKFVEFYQKYLGEMNNAAVEYVRGISVIKVFGQTTFSFKTFYDSIISYGDYAKKYAMSWRVPMSSFIAIVNSSFFFLILFGLIFITKTNDYRAFVLSFIFYTIASALVSLTLMKLMYVNSHSVMLKMAVDDIYKVLEEKPLDNITKEIKLNKFGISFKNVTFQYDNTNIPAIENISFDALPNTITALVGASGSGKSTIANLIPRFYDINKGAIEIGGVDIKDINYSQLMKTVSFVFQDSKLLKATIFENVKYGSPNASKEEVIKAMELAQCEDIINKFPDGINTKIGTKGVYLSGGEVQRISIARAILKNAPIIVFDEATSFADPENEYQIHLALNKLIKNKTVIMIAHRLSTIKDADLILVLDNGKIIERGNHNELIELNGKYKIMYDNYKKALNWSVKNKK; encoded by the coding sequence ATGAAGCATTGGTTTTTTAGACTTATGGAACTTGCGGGAAAATTTAAAATATTGCTTTTATTGTCTTGTTTATTTTCTATAATAAGCTCGATACTCGTTATGTTTCCTTTTGTTTTTATTTATATGATTATAAAAGAATTATTATATTCAAATAATTATGAAATTATAACTTATTATGCAAAAATAAGTTTAATATTTTCGTTATCGAGTTTAGCCGCATATTTGATAGCTTTATTATTATCTCATATAAGCGCGTTTTCTACGATACACTCGACAAAATTAAAACTTATGAAACATATAATTTCGTTGCCTTTGGGTTTTCACATAAAAAACCCGAGCGGAAAAATTAGAAAATTGGTTGAAGTTAGCTCGGAAGAAATAGAAAATTTTATCGCTCATAATATTCCAGATATAGCATACGCTTTCGTAAGTCCTATAGCTTTAATAATTTTATTTATATATTTCGATTATAGAATGGCTATAGCTTGTTTGATTCCGATTGTTATAGCCTTCATAATGCAAAGTATTCTTATGGGAAATAAAGGGGCTGGTAAATTTGTCGAGTTTTATCAAAAATATTTGGGCGAAATGAATAACGCAGCCGTAGAATATGTTAGAGGGATTTCTGTTATAAAAGTATTCGGGCAAACGACTTTTTCATTTAAAACTTTTTACGATTCTATAATAAGCTACGGAGATTATGCTAAAAAATACGCTATGTCTTGGAGAGTTCCAATGTCTTCTTTTATAGCTATAGTAAATTCTTCTTTCTTTTTTCTTATTTTATTTGGATTAATATTTATAACTAAAACGAACGATTATAGAGCCTTTGTTTTAAGTTTTATATTTTATACTATTGCAAGCGCTTTGGTTTCTTTAACTTTAATGAAACTTATGTATGTTAATTCGCATTCCGTTATGTTAAAAATGGCTGTGGACGATATATATAAAGTATTGGAAGAAAAACCGTTAGACAATATCACTAAAGAAATCAAACTTAACAAATTTGGCATTAGTTTTAAAAATGTAACTTTTCAATACGATAATACAAATATTCCCGCTATAGAAAATATAAGTTTTGACGCTTTGCCAAACACAATAACGGCGTTGGTAGGGGCTTCTGGTTCGGGAAAAAGCACTATAGCGAATTTGATTCCAAGATTCTACGATATAAATAAAGGAGCTATAGAAATAGGCGGAGTCGATATAAAAGATATAAATTATTCTCAATTAATGAAAACGGTTAGTTTCGTTTTTCAAGATTCAAAATTATTAAAAGCGACTATATTTGAAAATGTTAAATATGGAAGCCCAAACGCTTCAAAAGAGGAAGTTATTAAAGCGATGGAATTGGCTCAATGCGAAGATATAATAAATAAATTCCCCGATGGAATAAATACAAAAATAGGAACTAAAGGAGTTTATTTATCGGGAGGAGAAGTTCAGAGAATATCTATAGCGAGAGCGATACTTAAAAACGCTCCGATAATAGTTTTTGACGAAGCGACATCTTTTGCCGACCCAGAAAACGAATATCAAATACATTTGGCGCTTAATAAATTAATCAAAAATAAAACCGTTATAATGATAGCTCATAGATTATCTACTATAAAGGACGCCGATTTAATATTGGTTTTGGATAACGGAAAAATAATAGAAAGAGGAAATCATAACGAGCTTATAGAATTAAACGGAAAATATAAAATAATGTATGATAATTATAAAAAGGCTTTAAATTGGAGCGTAAAAAATAAAAAATAA
- a CDS encoding ankyrin repeat domain-containing protein has product MKTLTLILLFLSISINAFSISREEEKFLNAAENGDIEEIKYLLENKNLNVNTKDEYNNTALIFSSAFGYNEIVELLIENGANIELKNKLGGNALILASYKNNYDIVKSLIESGADINARDKNGNTVLIVALNGKNPEISKLLIESGADVNAKGENDCTPLMLPSYYGDYKMVKYLIESGADINAKDKNGWTALMFAARNGYDKIAQLLIKSGADIKVKDRDGKTALSIAKEERYSDIIRLLRKKRR; this is encoded by the coding sequence ATGAAAACATTAACTTTAATTTTATTATTTTTATCAATTAGTATAAACGCATTCTCAATAAGCAGAGAAGAAGAAAAATTTTTAAATGCGGCTGAAAATGGGGATATAGAAGAAATTAAATATTTGCTCGAAAATAAAAATCTAAATGTAAATACAAAAGACGAATATAATAACACGGCTTTAATATTTTCTTCGGCTTTTGGATATAACGAAATAGTGGAACTTCTTATAGAAAATGGAGCTAATATAGAATTAAAAAATAAGTTGGGAGGAAACGCTTTAATATTGGCTTCTTATAAAAATAATTACGATATAGTAAAATCTCTTATAGAAAGCGGAGCTGATATTAATGCAAGAGATAAAAACGGAAACACGGTTTTAATAGTTGCGTTAAATGGAAAAAATCCCGAAATATCTAAATTGCTTATAGAAAGCGGAGCGGATGTTAATGCTAAAGGCGAAAATGATTGCACTCCTTTAATGCTTCCTTCATATTACGGCGATTATAAAATGGTTAAATATTTAATAGAAAGCGGAGCCGATATTAACGCCAAAGATAAGAACGGTTGGACTGCGTTAATGTTTGCAGCAAGAAACGGATACGATAAAATAGCTCAACTTCTTATTAAAAGCGGGGCGGATATAAAAGTAAAAGATAGAGATGGTAAAACGGCTTTATCAATAGCTAAAGAAGAAAGATATAGCGATATAATCCGATTATTAAGAAAGAAAAGACGCTAA
- a CDS encoding metal-dependent transcriptional regulator yields MKQEITPILENYLESIYNLEVEKNFKEAIRITDIADVVSRSKASVNTAIKSLSKLGYIKHEHYGDIELTESGRAIGKDIAERHAIFYYFLTNILGVEEKRADEEACLIEHTMSRDTVHKFKEFLCAYCKKENIFNNKKK; encoded by the coding sequence ATGAAGCAGGAAATAACGCCTATATTAGAAAATTATTTAGAAAGCATCTACAATCTTGAAGTAGAAAAGAATTTTAAAGAAGCTATAAGAATAACCGATATAGCAGATGTCGTAAGTCGTTCTAAAGCTAGCGTTAATACGGCTATAAAAAGTCTTTCAAAATTAGGATATATAAAGCATGAACATTACGGCGATATAGAACTTACAGAATCAGGAAGAGCGATAGGAAAAGATATAGCCGAAAGACATGCGATATTTTATTATTTTCTTACTAATATTTTAGGAGTTGAAGAAAAGAGAGCGGACGAAGAAGCCTGTTTAATAGAGCATACAATGAGCAGAGATACCGTCCATAAGTTTAAAGAATTCTTATGCGCATATTGTAAAAAAGAAAATATTTTTAATAATAAAAAAAAGTAA
- a CDS encoding tetratricopeptide repeat protein, translating to MEFSIIFIIIFIVILGLATNYIIRSGTYGNKLKRINQLYSENNYDLAMREINELDPKYKRDPYILWLSANLYYRQQQFILAMAALQNIIDAGSFTKEVNQLNVREFLAKIYEETGNYKKAIDEYDEIIRLKDQDFDSLYKAGTISYEAEEWSLAQKYFTLAVARNDSNPQLLYMLANCYYQMRSYHAAQQNIQRALDLDPNNIQYHLLMGEVLSASRDFQNAVVELEIAYGSDALDNKDSISLQLANSYYELGNYEKAKGFYEKVLNKEDIPNEKVVDERYRYAETLVKYKQFENAVKQWEIIKSTRNIYLDIDHKLKTYSSIIANNALRTALEMDVVDYLEKHFYRVLTLNGYIVTDHSKKSDTLVFFVTIKKFGSEGQSYKSTFALDTSGYPMRQDIVDQFVDYARVYKSAHSFLISIGGFAPNLKTDDTIMTIEPERFEAIIEGVISFSD from the coding sequence GTGGAATTTTCAATAATATTTATAATAATTTTTATAGTCATATTAGGGTTGGCTACCAACTATATAATTAGAAGCGGAACATACGGCAATAAATTAAAGAGAATAAATCAATTATATAGCGAAAACAATTATGATTTGGCTATGCGCGAGATAAACGAGTTGGACCCGAAATATAAAAGGGACCCTTATATATTATGGTTAAGCGCGAATTTATATTATAGACAACAACAATTTATATTGGCTATGGCCGCTTTGCAAAATATAATAGACGCGGGAAGTTTTACTAAAGAAGTAAATCAATTAAATGTTCGAGAGTTTTTAGCGAAGATTTACGAAGAGACGGGAAATTATAAAAAAGCTATAGACGAATACGATGAAATTATAAGATTAAAGGACCAGGATTTTGATTCTTTATATAAAGCGGGAACTATTTCTTATGAGGCGGAAGAGTGGAGTTTGGCTCAAAAATATTTTACTTTAGCGGTTGCAAGAAACGACAGCAATCCTCAATTACTTTATATGCTTGCTAATTGTTATTATCAAATGCGTTCTTATCATGCGGCTCAACAGAATATTCAGCGCGCTTTAGATTTAGACCCAAATAATATTCAATATCATTTGCTTATGGGAGAGGTTTTATCGGCATCGAGAGATTTTCAAAATGCGGTTGTAGAATTAGAAATTGCCTACGGAAGCGATGCTTTAGATAATAAAGATTCTATCTCTTTACAGCTTGCAAACTCTTATTATGAACTTGGAAATTATGAGAAAGCAAAAGGTTTTTACGAAAAAGTTTTAAATAAAGAAGATATACCAAACGAGAAAGTCGTTGATGAAAGATACAGATATGCAGAAACTCTTGTAAAATATAAACAATTTGAAAATGCGGTAAAACAATGGGAAATAATTAAATCTACAAGAAATATATATTTGGATATAGACCATAAATTAAAAACTTACAGCTCAATTATCGCAAATAACGCTTTAAGAACGGCTTTAGAAATGGATGTTGTAGATTATTTGGAAAAACATTTTTATAGAGTATTGACTCTAAACGGCTATATTGTCACCGACCATAGCAAGAAATCCGACACATTAGTTTTCTTTGTTACAATAAAAAAATTCGGTTCTGAAGGACAATCATATAAAAGCACTTTCGCTTTAGATACTTCGGGTTATCCTATGAGACAAGACATTGTCGACCAATTTGTTGATTATGCGAGAGTTTACAAAAGCGCTCACTCTTTCTTAATAAGTATAGGCGGTTTTGCCCCTAATTTGAAAACTGACGATACTATAATGACAATAGAACCTGAAAGATTTGAGGCTATCATTGAAGGCGTAATATCATTTAGCGATTAA